TTCGAACGCACGCGACCGACCCCGGAAATGCAGACACCATCCGGTCGTGATGCTGGAAATTGTACTCCCGATACGTGGCAATCATGGCTTCCACTTCTTCGGAGCGATTGCAATGTTTCGCGAATTCGACACGCAGCGGAGTCCCCACGCCCGCTAGGAATGTATCATCGGGCTGCGCGGGCAAACCGTGTTTGGCAAACGTATGATGGAAACTGTCGAGGATGAGCCGGGTCGAATCCAGCAGTGTTCCGTCGAGATCGAAGAGCACGGTCGAGTAGCGAGGCATTGTCGATGCCGGTTATCACGTTCTGACCCGCGTGTATACTGCATTTTTACACTCGAGATCGTGCGGCGATTTTCCGGGAACCTCTGCTCGAGCTGCGTGTCGCTGCCCGCCGGCTCGCAAAGTCACTCGAGGCACCCGACCTATGATTCCCACAGCTCGCTTCGTCTCAATCGCCCTTTTGGCTGCCGCATTTACGTCCGCAGCTCCTGCTGTTGCGCAAGTTGCGCCGCCTCGAGCAGCTTCGCTTCCGCTGAAGACCGTTCGCTTGTACGAAGCTGGGGTAGGGTATTTCGAGCGATCGGGCAGGGTAGGGCGCGGCGTGGGACTGGGACTGCCGGTGCCCGCATCGCATCTCGACGATGCCCTGAAAACGCTCGTCGTGCTGGGAACGGACGGAAAAACGAGCGTTGCGGGGATTGAGTTCGCTAGCAGCATCAGCGTGGAAATGGGACGGGCGCTTGCAGGTTTGCCGGCGGAGGAGACCGGCGTTTCGCATGCGGGAATGCTCCGGAGCCTCAAGGGAGGCGCCGTCGAATTGCGTACGTCGCGAGAAACCGTGCGAGGAAAGCTCGTCGATGTGCTCGAACCGTCCGATGCCGATGGAGGACCGTGTTTGCCGGTAGCGCCCATCGATGCGGCAAAACCGGAAAAGGGCACGGCTTCGGGGACATTGCCTTGTGCCGTTCGACGCGAAACGACATTGCTCGTATTGACGAACGATGCCGAAATAAGGAAGTTTTTCTTGTCCGATGTGGTCGGGGTCAAACCCACCGATCCGGCGCTTGCTGCGCGCCTTGGTGCAAGCGTATCGGTTGCATCTTCGCAAGGCGCTTCATCGCGTCGTGATTTGCGCATCTTGGCGGAAAGTACGGGCGACGTGACGATTGGCTACGTTGCCGAAGCACCCGTATGGCGATCGACGTATCGAATGGTTTTCGATCCCAAGGCCGAACGCGGCACGCTTCAAGGTTGGGCGCTCGTGCACAACGATACCGACGAGGAGTGGAAAAAAGTCAAAATCGAGCTCGTCAATGGGCGTCCCGATTCGTTCCTTTATCCGCTCGCGGCGCCTCGATATGCTCGTCGTGAGCTTCGTGCCCCTGCAGAAGCGCTCTCCACGGTGCCTCAGCTCATTGGACGCACGGCTGATGCGATGTGGAGCGAAGCCATTGGAGATTCATTCGGTGTGGGTGGATTGGGTTTGTCCGGGGTTGGTGAAGGTGGTGGTGGACGGGGTGAGGGCATAGGTCTCGGCAGCATTGGAACGATTGGGCACGGTTCCGGAACGGGCACGGGATCGGGCGAAAGCACGGTGCTTTCCGTGGGAGATCTTGCGAAGATTGCGGAAGCCGAGGGAATGGAGTCCGGCGCGCTTTTCCGATATTCGCTCGCGAACCCCATTGATTTACGGCCGCGCGGCTCGGCGCTCGTACCATTTTTGCAACAATCCATTTCGGCCAGGCGCATCGTCTGGTTTTCCGATGCCGGGGACGTGGGTCGGAGCGCTGCGCGAATCAAAAACGACACCAAGCAAACATTGCCCGCGGGTCCCGTTGCATTCTTTGCCGATGGCGGGTTTGCCGGTGAAGCGGAGATCGATCGTCTGAAGCCTTCCGAGATTCGCCTTTTGGCATTTGGAACGGACATCGACGTCGAATTGCAATTGAACACGGACGACGTCACGGAGACGGTGCATCTCGTCGAGGGAGACGGAGATCATCTCATCGAACACTTCATTCGGCACCACCGAACGGATTACACCATCGAGAATCGCAGTGGCACGCCACGCACGGTGTTTTTGAATTTGAGGCTCGTGCGAAACGCGACCGTGCAAGGTGCCGACGAGCTCGATTTCGATTTCGTGACGGAAAAACCGCTCGCCGTGTTTGCGGCCGAAGCAAGGTCGAAGAAGGTGCGACGCATCGAAACGGACGAAGGTCTTTCTCGGCGAACACCGATTGCAAAGCTCGATGCGAGGGCGTTGCGATCGATTGCGCAGTCGCCGAAGTTGCCCGTGGCGCAAAAACAGAAGCTCGAAGATGCAGCAAATATGCTCGTCGATGCGGAAGCTCGAGAGAGTCTCCTGCCGCAGCGCCGCCGAGATTTGGCGGAAGCGTTGACCGATGTCGAACGGCTTCGAGGTTACTTGGCGGTGACGAAGTCGAAAAACGATGCGGAGAGGTTTTCGGCGTCCATTTTGGAGCATGAAAAGCGAATCAAGGATTTGCGCACGCGTATTGCGTCCATCGGTACGGAAGCGGAAGGGTTTCGAGGTCGCGCGCGCGCACTGCTCGGCAAGCTGTCACGTTGACCTTTCGCTGACCTCCAGTGCTTCCATTCCTCAGAGCTGTTTGCTCGACACCCGCGTATGCTCGAGCGTCGCTTCGAGAATCGGGCCGTTGAAGCGCACGTAAACCGATTCCAGCGCGTCATTTGCCCGCACCGGTTCTTCGACGCCGTCCGTCGCGACCGTGACGTGTGGAATGGCATTTTCGGTAAAACCTCGTTCGAGCAGCGTACCGTCAGGTAAAACCAAAGCAACCACGACCGCTTCGACCCTGTCGCCGGCTCGACCATAGCCCATGATTCTCAAGAGAAACCTTTGCCCCAAATCCTTTGCACGAAATGGATATGGCAAGTCCGCGGGACGATCCGTTCCATATCGCACGGTGCAATGATGCGCGATGGGGTATGCGAGCGTTGCAAACGATTGACGTAACACGCTCGCGGATGCTGGATCGAGCACGAGAGCAAAGTAACCATCGGAGTGCATGGCTTAACGTAGCCGCATGCGCCCGCGAGCGCCAGAGTCCTTGCACAAATCGCCACGATCCTCCCGATGACGGAGCGCATCGTCAAGCCCCGGCTGCGCTGCCCGTACGGTCGTTCCCCAATGACGATGCAGCGTTCAGGGATTCATCATCAACAGAGCACGGGAGGTCACGAGTGACCGCGGTCGCTGGGAAGGGGTGACGTATGCGTTTATCGTTCATGGCTCGCGTGACGGCCACGGTGAGCATCGTTCTTGGATTGGCACCACACGCATTCGCCGAGGCCCAAGCCACGCCGGACGCAGTTTCCTCGAGCTCGGGAAAGCTCAGCGTCGAGCGCCTGGCGACATTACAATTTCCGTGGGGTATGGAGTTCTTGCCCGATGGCAGGCTGCTCGTCACGGAAAAGCCGGGACGGCTGCGTATCTGGGCAAACGGCCAAATGTCGAAGCCGATCCGAGGCGTGCCGAAGGTGGTGTATCGCGGCCCCAACGACCAAGGAGGTTTGCTCGATGTCGCAGTCGATCCCAATTTCACCCAGAATAGGTTCATTTACCTGTCGTACGTGGAAGCCGCGAAAGTGCAGCCGTCGAGCCTTGGAGAAACGGGCGATTTTCGCCTGGGCAAAGTCGATTTGACCGACGACATCGTACGCGGAGGCGCCGTTGCGCGCGGAAGGCTCGTCGGCAACGAGCTGCGTGATACGCAGGTCATCTGGCGCCAGACGCCAAAGACCGTGGGACGAGGCCATTTTGGTCATCGCTTGTTGTTTGCAAAAGACGGCACGCTTTTCATCACCTCCGGCGACCGAATGCGCTTCGAGCCGGCACAAAACCTCGGATCGAATCTCGGCAAAGTGGTGAGGATCAACCGCGACGGATCGATTCCGACGGACAATCCATTCGTCGGACAAAAGGGCGCGCGCGGCGACGTCTGGAGTTACGGTCATCGTAATGCTCTCGCCGCGGCCATCGATCCGGTTTCGGGTCGGATGTACACCTTCGAGATGGGCCCCCGAGGAGGCGACGAGGTCAATCTCATCGAAAAAGGGCGCAATTACGGCTGGCCGGTCGTGAGCAACGGCGCTCATTATCGTCATCCCTCCTATTCTGCCGCCCTTACGCTGATCCCGAGCCACGGAACGACCAACGAATACCAGGCGCCCATTCGAAGCTGGACGCCGGTCGTCTCCCCCTCAGGCGCCATGTTTTACACCGGCGCGCTTTTTCCGCAGTGGCGCGGCAGCATATTCGTCGGCGGACTCTCGTCGCAAGCTCTGGTCCGGTTGGTCCTGGATGGCGAGCGCGTGGCGATTGAAGAACGGATCGACATGAAAAGGCGCATTCGCGACGTCGCCCAGGCGCCCGATGGTGCCATCCTCGTCATCGTCGACGCCGCAGCGGGAGATTTGCTGCGCCTCACGCCTGCCGAATCCAGCGAGTCCCCTCGCTGACGCGCTATTCAATAAAAAGAAACAAACGCAAAGGGGCAAAGACGCAGAGGCGCAAAGAATATAATTTGGTATTTGCGCCATCTAACGTTTCCTCACGCTTGGCCGGCGCGGGACGAGCGGCAATCGGCGGCGATCCGCTTCCTCCACGCTTTGCGCGAAAACTGCATGGTGCTCCGATCGCTCGCACACCGGATCGGCATTCGCCGCGTCGCCCGTCAGCACGAGCGCTTGGCAGCGGCATCCACCAAAATCGATATCGCGCCGTTCGCAGCTCCGGCAAGGATCATGCATCCACGCTGTGCCTCGAAATCGTTGGAATGCCGCGGAGTGCTCCCAAATCGCGCGCAAATCGCGCTCACGCACCGAATCGAAGACGAGCCCGGGAATCGTTTCCGCCGCATGACAAGGCAAAACCAGACCTTTCGGCGTGATGTTCATGAATTGCCGCCCCCATCCGCCCATGCACGCCCTCGGCAGCTTCCCATACGCATCCGGCGGAACGTAATCGATGACCAGCACGCCGACGAATTTCTCCTGCGCCTCCTCCACGACGGAAAGCACGTCCGCCACCGCTTCGGGCGCTGGCAAAAGCGCCGCGCGATTCACGCGCCCAAAACCATGGTGAATCGCGTGCGCAATTTCCACACGCCCAGCGCCCAGCGTATGCGCCAATTCAATGATTCCGCCCACGCGTTCGGCATTTCTCGCGTGGATGACCGCATTCAGCGTCAGCGACATCCCATGCTCCCGTACCCATTCGGCAACTTCGAGCTTGTGCTCGTGCGCCCCGGCATATCCCGCAATCGCGTCGGCCTGCGCGGCGCGCGCGTCCTGCACGCTGATCTGCACGTGATCGAGCCCCGCTTCGGCGAGCGCCCCGATGCGCGCCCGATCCAGCAGCATCCCCGACGTAATGAGATTCGTGTAAAGCCCAAGACCCGCCGCGCGGCCCACGAGCGCCTCCAAATCCGACCGCACCGCAGGCTCGCCGCCGGAAAAGTGCACGTGAAGCACCGATAAATCCGCCGCTTGTTCCAGCACCCGCATCCACGTCTCCGTGTCGAGCTCTTCCCTCGCAGAATCGAGATGCACGGGATTCGAGCAATACGGGCATTGCAACGGACACCGATGCGAAAGCTCGAGCAGCAGCGCGAGAGGCGGCGGCACACCACTCATGTCACCACGAGCCCCTTGTCGGCGAGGTCTTGCAGCAACGTCATCACATCCGCACGAATGCGTTCGCGCTCGCCCGCGAATGTTTCGGCGAGCTTATTCGTCATCGTATCGACGCTCGTTTGTCCGTCGCATGATTGCAGAATCGTCGCGGCGATTGAGTCGAGCAATAGAACACGCTCGGGCGCGAGCAACACGAACGCGCCGCGCGCGGGATCGTGGCGCAATCGGACGCGTGCGCCGAGCCGCAGCACGCTCGCCCCATCAATCATTGCCCGCGCCTTCATATTTCCTCTTCTGGGACGAATGCACCCGGCGGGACGTGCCCCGGCGCGACATACGCGTGATGGAGCGCGTCGAGCATCGCCCAGAGCACGTCGCATTTGAACGACAATGCTTCCATGACGAGCTTTTGCTCCGCGGCCGTACGTGCCTCGCGCTTCACCCAGGCGAGCGCGAAATCGGCATCGTGCGGCGCTTCCGTGAGCCTTGCATTGAAGTAGGCCAGCGTCTCGCTTTGGATGAATGGATAATGCGCGAGCATGCCCGCAACACGCTCTGCAATGATCGACGGCGCGAACATCTCGGTGAGCGATGACGCAATGGCAGCAAGTAACGGGCGTTCGCGAACGAAATGCAAATACGCGTCTGCCGCGAATCGCGTCGCAGGCAAAATGCCTCTGCCAGCCATGACATCGCCGCGATCGAGCCCGAGCCCATCGGTTAGCACGAGCCATCGATCCACGCCGCCCGAACCATCCGCGCCGTCTTGATCCACCAATCGCTGCCGCCATATGCGTCGTAATGCAGGATCCTCCATTCGCGAGATGATGGCTGCATCCTTGCGGGGGACGATCGATTGGTAATGGTATCGATTCAGCGCCCAGGCCATGATTTGCCCGCGCCCGAGCTTCCCGTCGCGCATCAGCACGTGGAAAGGATGCTTGTGATGATAACGCTCGCTGCCGATTTCCCGAAGCTTTGCCTCGAACGCATCGGGCGAGAGCGCAGCAGGCTCTGTCATAACCGAACCTCCATTCCGTCCCACGCGACTTCCCACCCGCAGTTTTCGATGATGCGCCGTTCGGGGGAATCGGCGAGAAGGGCAGGGTTCGTGTTGTTCAGGTGAATGAATATTTTTCGATTTATATCGACATCTGCGAATCCATCCATGGCTCCATCCGGCCCCGACATACTCACGTGACCCATTCTTCGCCCGGTCTTTGGGCCCGCAGCCGACGTGATCATCTCGTCGTCACGATAAAGCGTTCCGTCGAAAAAAAGCAGCGCCGACCCTCGAAGGCGATCGCGCAGTGCGTCCGTGATTTCCGCGCAGCCTGGGATGTAATCGAAGGACGCCCCGCCGCGTGTCGCGCGGACGCGAAGTCCGACGGTATACTCCGGATCTCCGCTTTCGGCGCGGCTCTCGAGCCACAAGGGCGCCTTGCCCGGCACCGCGTACGCCTCGACGAGAATGCCGCTAGGTTCGCCGTTCGGCCCGAAAAGTTCCAGTTCCCTATGAAGCGGTAAATGCCGTCGAGGGACGGACGAATAGGCGAGGACGTCGAAAATGGGGTTTTCGTCGAGCGCTGCGAGCACCGTGCGCGTTGCGTAAAGTGCGAAGGGCTGGGATTCGCGCAGCGAGAGCAATCCTGCTATGCGATCGACGTCTGCTCCGGTCAGCACGACGCCGAGAATGGGCGAATGGCGAGGTCCGTGCGTTGGATCCGGCCAGAGATCGACGCATTGCTCGATTTGGGCGCGCAGGTCCGGCGATGCGTCGAGCAGCAGCCAATGATGACCATCAGCGCTCACGCAAAGGCAGGTTTGTCCCCGTCGAGGTGAGGCGGAATCTCCCTTGCGCGCCCGTGCGCAAGCCGCTCCCGTCGAGTTCCATTGCGGTATTCCGCCGCCGGCGCCGGAACCCAGGACCCTGATCACGAGCGACATTGTCGATTACTCACGGGGTGGCGGTCGTTTCACGAGGCGCTCTCGGTCGATTTCCGGAGGTGCATATGCGCCAATTTCCAATCCTACGGGGATCTCGACGACCTTCGGCGTTTTCCAGGCAGATTTCTTGTCCATGCGCCTCCCTCCACTTGGATCTCATAGGTGTCAGGCGAGCGGTGGCAAGCTGACGCACCTTTCGTTTCGGGCGGTGTACCTGGAGGGGGGGGGGGGGGGGGGGGGGGGGGGGGGGACCGGACGCGCAATGCCGCAACAGCAACGCGTGTCTGCTGGGATTGCCGTAGTCTCGTAACCTATCACTCATTGTAATGTCGCCCTCTGGCGGCCGCCAGGCTCCGCCATGGCGGCCGCCACCTTTTGACGCCAAGTCATCTTTGAAAATCCCGAGGTTTTTGATGTAAAACCCGTTGGCACGGTCGTCGCATATAGCGTTTGGCATGCAAGCGACGGCGTTGACATTCATTCTCGTAGGGCTCGATGCGTACCCGGTTCGTGTCGAGGTCGATTCGGGGCGAGGCCCTTCGGCCTTTCACCTCGTGGGTTTGGCCGAAGCGTCCGTGCGCGAAAGCCGCGTGCGCGTTCGAGCGGCTTTGTCGCAGATTGGAGTTGCTCTCGACGAACACGTGATTACGGTCAATCTTGCTCCCGCGGATTTGCGCAAAAGCAGCAGCGGATTCGACTTGGCCATTGCAATGTCGGTCTTGGGCGCGTTGCGCAAGGTCCCAGCGAATGCTCTTGCGGGAATTGCATTTCTCGGGGAATTGTCGCTGACGGG
The nucleotide sequence above comes from Polyangiaceae bacterium. Encoded proteins:
- a CDS encoding PQQ-dependent sugar dehydrogenase, encoding MRLSFMARVTATVSIVLGLAPHAFAEAQATPDAVSSSSGKLSVERLATLQFPWGMEFLPDGRLLVTEKPGRLRIWANGQMSKPIRGVPKVVYRGPNDQGGLLDVAVDPNFTQNRFIYLSYVEAAKVQPSSLGETGDFRLGKVDLTDDIVRGGAVARGRLVGNELRDTQVIWRQTPKTVGRGHFGHRLLFAKDGTLFITSGDRMRFEPAQNLGSNLGKVVRINRDGSIPTDNPFVGQKGARGDVWSYGHRNALAAAIDPVSGRMYTFEMGPRGGDEVNLIEKGRNYGWPVVSNGAHYRHPSYSAALTLIPSHGTTNEYQAPIRSWTPVVSPSGAMFYTGALFPQWRGSIFVGGLSSQALVRLVLDGERVAIEERIDMKRRIRDVAQAPDGAILVIVDAAAGDLLRLTPAESSESPR
- the pqqE gene encoding pyrroloquinoline quinone biosynthesis protein PqqE, with translation MSGVPPPLALLLELSHRCPLQCPYCSNPVHLDSAREELDTETWMRVLEQAADLSVLHVHFSGGEPAVRSDLEALVGRAAGLGLYTNLITSGMLLDRARIGALAEAGLDHVQISVQDARAAQADAIAGYAGAHEHKLEVAEWVREHGMSLTLNAVIHARNAERVGGIIELAHTLGAGRVEIAHAIHHGFGRVNRAALLPAPEAVADVLSVVEEAQEKFVGVLVIDYVPPDAYGKLPRACMGGWGRQFMNITPKGLVLPCHAAETIPGLVFDSVRERDLRAIWEHSAAFQRFRGTAWMHDPCRSCERRDIDFGGCRCQALVLTGDAANADPVCERSEHHAVFAQSVEEADRRRLPLVPRRPSVRKR
- the pqqD gene encoding pyrroloquinoline quinone biosynthesis peptide chaperone PqqD; the encoded protein is MIDGASVLRLGARVRLRHDPARGAFVLLAPERVLLLDSIAATILQSCDGQTSVDTMTNKLAETFAGERERIRADVMTLLQDLADKGLVVT
- the pqqC gene encoding pyrroloquinoline-quinone synthase PqqC, translated to MTEPAALSPDAFEAKLREIGSERYHHKHPFHVLMRDGKLGRGQIMAWALNRYHYQSIVPRKDAAIISRMEDPALRRIWRQRLVDQDGADGSGGVDRWLVLTDGLGLDRGDVMAGRGILPATRFAADAYLHFVRERPLLAAIASSLTEMFAPSIIAERVAGMLAHYPFIQSETLAYFNARLTEAPHDADFALAWVKREARTAAEQKLVMEALSFKCDVLWAMLDALHHAYVAPGHVPPGAFVPEEEI
- the pqqB gene encoding pyrroloquinoline quinone biosynthesis protein PqqB, which gives rise to MSLVIRVLGSGAGGGIPQWNSTGAACARARKGDSASPRRGQTCLCVSADGHHWLLLDASPDLRAQIEQCVDLWPDPTHGPRHSPILGVVLTGADVDRIAGLLSLRESQPFALYATRTVLAALDENPIFDVLAYSSVPRRHLPLHRELELFGPNGEPSGILVEAYAVPGKAPLWLESRAESGDPEYTVGLRVRATRGGASFDYIPGCAEITDALRDRLRGSALLFFDGTLYRDDEMITSAAGPKTGRRMGHVSMSGPDGAMDGFADVDINRKIFIHLNNTNPALLADSPERRIIENCGWEVAWDGMEVRL
- the pqqA gene encoding pyrroloquinoline quinone precursor peptide PqqA, which gives rise to MDKKSAWKTPKVVEIPVGLEIGAYAPPEIDRERLVKRPPPRE